Part of the Catalinimonas alkaloidigena genome is shown below.
CCCGGGCATCGGTTTTGACAACCCAGTAATCTGTATCTCCTTTGCTGTCCTCACTTTTCTCCCCTGAGCGATTAGAGTCAGAAGTACCCGCGATCAGATAGCCCCCATCGGGCGTAGGAATAGCCTTTGCAGGAATATCATCCAGCATTCCACCCAGCGTTTTATCCCATTCAATATCAGGCTGGGCGATAGCAACATTCTGAATGAGTTGGAAAGAAAGAGTGGTAGGAATACTGGCTTTATCCATGAGGAAGGGCGTAGCGCTAATGGTATATTCACCTGTGGGCCATTCCCTCCCGCTGATGTTGCCATTGTCATCCCCGAAGAGGGCATAGGGTAATCTTCGTTCGGTCTGCTGATGGTTGATAGGGCCAGTGATTTCAAACTCAACCCTGTCCACGGTTTGAGGCAGGGTGTGGGCTTCTATACTGAATGCATTACTACTAAGCTCTGCCAGGTTGATGACATCACCATCTTTCAGGGCTTGAATTTCAGTATCGGACTGGGCGTCTATCAAACTCAGTTGTTTAATGAAGGTATTATCCTCACCGATGGCTTTGACTGCCCAAAAGTCATTACCCCCCCGGCTATCCTCACTTTTGTCCCCTGAAGCATTGCCTATAGAAGTACCTGCCAGGACAAAGCTACCATCCTGACTTTGGGTCATACTCTGGAAGAGGTCAGTACCCTGACTGCCGATGGTCTTATCCCATGTGGGATTACCGTTACTATCCACAATAACTGCCCAGAAGTCCATCTCTCCTTTGCTGTCCTCACTTTTATCCCCGGAAGTATCAGAGTCAGAAGTGCCACCTAGCAGGTAGCTATCCCCATTGAAAGGCAGCATGTCATAGAGTTGGTCAGCAGCATTACCTCCAATGGTCTTGTCCCAGAGGACGTTGCCACTGGCATCGGTTTTCACGAGCCAGAAGTCAGTACCCCCTTTGCTATCCTCACTTTTATCACTGGAGGCATCAGACTCAGAGTAGCCTCCCAGGAGGTAGCCCCCGTCAGGGGTAGGCAGTATACTATGTAACTCATCATCCCCACTGCCCCCGATGGTCTTGTCCCAGAGCACATTGCCCTCAGCGTCTATTTTGATGAGCCAGTAGTCATAGCCTCCTTTACTGTCTTCACTCTTGTCACCTGATGCATTGGAATTAGAGTAGCCTCCTAGTAGGAAACAGCCATCAGATGTAACAATAATATTTCCAAGATTAGAATCTCCGTTTCCTAAAAATATTTTAGTCCAAATCAAACTTCCATCACTATCCAGCTTGTTTAGTCTAATAGATGAATCAGAATCACCCCCTATTAAAAAATCACCTTCAGAAGTAGTGACAATATTCGCTATTTGATAGTAATCCACATCTAAACCTCCTATCCTAGTGTCCCAAACCAGATTACCCTCCGCGTCTGCCCGGATAATCCATAATTTATAGTTGTAAATCCCACCTAATAAAAAGCCACCATTATTAATAGCGAATAATGTTTCTAAATAATCATCTTCAATATATGATTGGTCTCTAGATGGAATTGTCCCATAAGACTGATCCCAGACTTTGTTACCAAGTGCATCTGCTTTGATAATCCAATAATCAGTTCCTCCATAGTGAATAGCATCTTTATCCCCACTAGGACCTGAGTCAGATGTTCCGCCTAACAAATATCCTCCATCAGCAGTAGGTACCACACTATGAAGTTCATCGGAGCCACTACCACCTAAGGTTCTATCCCATTGAAGAATAAGTTGAGCGTTTGCCGCAAAAGGACATAGAATCAGACTGAATATAATTATTGAATAAGCAGCGTATTTCATGATAGATAGGGTTAATTAGAGTTTATTACGGTTAGTTTTTTATGTAGCCCAGCGCTGACATCTGAGGTTGTGCAATCCACAGGCGATATACATCATCCTATCCCTTTTCTGCCATCCGTGTATTCTGACCTGATTCCTAATAATTTTTAGTCTTTTTACTCCAGCAATAGCATGCTCCACCTTAACCCTAATACTTGCAATGAGTGTATTCAGCTCTTTTTGGAAGTTGGAAAGTTCTTTTCCTTTGGGCTTCTTCTCAGGCATGTAAACTTCTACGCCTTCTGCCTTAAGGCCCAGGAAACCCAAGTCCACCCATAGACTATGCCATCGCTCGGCGATCCGATGGTCAGGAAACTTAAGTTCTGCCTGATCATACATGGATTTATCATGTACGCTACCTTCAAAAGTTTCTCCTAAGTAAATAAGCTCTCCTTCAAGGTTGGCAATCAACAGATTTTTCAAAGTATGGCACCCTTTTTTTCCGCTATAGTGATCTTTCTGAACTTGGTAATCTGGTGAACGGCCTATCCTGCGTTCCACTACATCCATAAACATAACCAATTCAACGTAGGCATAGAGGAAATTATAGAACTTATTCACTTCACGATGGGGCATTTTACCCATTTTCTTTAAAGCTTCTTCAAGTAAAAAAGATAGCTGATTTACCCATAAACTAACTTTTCCCTGACTCATAGAGAACATCACTCCATGGTATGCTTGGTTGGGATTTTCTTTCATGTAGCTAAGAATAAAAAGTAACTTATTGACCGGACCGGTCAAACTACTGTCACTTCGTTCCTGATAGCGTACCATCTTGCGACGTTGCCCTTTCATATCGTGATGACGATAATGTTCTTCAACTATTGGCGCAAAATGGTATAATAAATCCATGAATTCCTTTTGGCTTAAGCCAGTTATTGCGTTAAATTGTATAGGGCTGTTCAGTAAGCTGTTTGTTTTTGTCATAATTAATTGACAGCGAATAGCCCTTTTTCATTCCCCTGTAAAATCAACCGTAATATTCTCTAATAAATAAATGTGGTTTGCTATGTGATACTCATCCATATGAAAACATATAATCTATTCTTTGACGACTCTTAAGATTTGTGTACGCTTACTATCGGTGACTTTTATAAAGTACACCCCTTTAGGGAAGCTGCTCAAATCCAACTGCTGAAATGGCTGCTCAGACAGTTGCTGAAGCAGGGTATTACCTAGCTTATCCAGCAGCTTGATTTCCGATCTACCCTCCATGGATTCAATCCTGATGTTGAGCGTAGAGGAAGCAGGTACAGGAAAGACCCTCAAATTGCTTTCAGTCACATTATTGGCAAGCCCATCATCAGTGACAAAGAAACTGACGGTTTTGGTGACCCATGCTGCTCCCTGGGCATTGGCTTCTTCATAAGCAGTGGCAGAAAGAGTATAAGCCCCGGGAGGAAAGTTTCTGCCGAAATAGTCGTTCCCCCTATTTCTGAAGAGGGCGTAGGGGATGGTATTCTCAATGTGTGAATAGTTGATAGGTCCACTCAGTACCGCTTTCACACTACCCACCACTTCAGGCATGGTGTTGATGAGCACCGTAAGCTGGTGATTGTCAATGCTCTTAAGCTCAACCACAGCACCATTCTCCAGGGTAAATAG
Proteins encoded:
- a CDS encoding HARBI1 family protein yields the protein MDLLYHFAPIVEEHYRHHDMKGQRRKMVRYQERSDSSLTGPVNKLLFILSYMKENPNQAYHGVMFSMSQGKVSLWVNQLSFLLEEALKKMGKMPHREVNKFYNFLYAYVELVMFMDVVERRIGRSPDYQVQKDHYSGKKGCHTLKNLLIANLEGELIYLGETFEGSVHDKSMYDQAELKFPDHRIAERWHSLWVDLGFLGLKAEGVEVYMPEKKPKGKELSNFQKELNTLIASIRVKVEHAIAGVKRLKIIRNQVRIHGWQKRDRMMYIACGLHNLRCQRWAT